Proteins from one Bacillus thuringiensis genomic window:
- a CDS encoding type IV secretory system conjugative DNA transfer family protein, with the protein MENAVQKNTELNNTPGNGEDPKAGKSKKNSYTVTIDITKSWKYRLVARSSYYVVTLLLLLAWYFAFRGIYKYASFWSIQMGVPLPTLSIFGNPFETNYYIETFFSFWILIYTWQLSTKVKTYQEIKRRWFIFSMMLIGIVAQFLWAFSAPLAKIFIPFLNSKAGEVSLNDKGLEDTILSNFSNTMHLVFAIPVIIIILVLLWLFKIFYEHKKELLDAFGKWEYVFKIPGWMLSFLNDDRQRKLATSLHRFFTEKNPSKLPEPDIFLGPNSATREMAVIQGKSLTLNIMIIGNIGTGKSAALGLPIANQILDYMASMINNFKTLYARKDYHSEDVKGTQVNGLTVIEPSNDFCEKVYNLVLAHKIPDSVIFYLDPTNPDTPSINFVRGPVDKVAEMLCSVLTGLSDNGAGNPFFVQSERSHLKQHIYLLKLHDSKFEARFEHLIDMYNDANLVFEMHLKLKGRLPNDIESIPDRDERNHWRIMKQVDEWFDLNYVPEISGGRGGGEVVYHTEGKYYGQPKIIDKQETFVRGLRNTLNDISAQPLLRRVLCGPSDFDFEKHLEFGGILLINTAKGELSDLSDVFGKLCLYAVQNAVFRRKPNVSPYHPVLVDEFADYIYKAFKSFPAQSRKYKAPLIVIAQTISQLAIEHGPRFMDILLGTFRNKLVYGDVTNEDAKLFSKLMGTKTIYEAREGDQEIDMVTAETKTQSTRRTSYSYSKTEVPILSENDILIQKAFQCAAKIVKDNAPQGGIQVNANFVPATEFKTAKIQVDAEAAVYWLKIREESLNTEIKYDDYVTDTDVDSEENVIEELSTPTTVPTAIEGWLQKLSPDTYDYYNNEDDTDNEDELTNNQPVQDNSRKSAPRLEKGETIASIPTSNTTEHAKINEVINVQKENVPDTSKHREPIELIKKAPVITETPIEVPRAKHTPQYREPAYTSTVTHNQQEQEIQRTAEINGKNTTSNLTMQWLQQQMAATVSQDDKNTLPIDEMQGGSRLHNRKVAEVTSESAAIKDKLSQYIEGDIDHE; encoded by the coding sequence TTGGAGAATGCAGTTCAAAAGAATACTGAACTCAATAATACACCTGGTAATGGGGAGGATCCAAAAGCCGGAAAGAGCAAGAAAAATTCCTATACAGTTACAATCGACATTACAAAAAGCTGGAAATATCGTTTAGTGGCTCGCTCTTCTTACTATGTTGTGACATTACTACTGCTGCTAGCTTGGTATTTTGCTTTCAGGGGAATATATAAATACGCTTCTTTCTGGTCAATACAAATGGGCGTTCCATTACCTACCTTAAGTATCTTCGGTAATCCGTTCGAAACTAATTATTACATTGAAACCTTTTTTAGCTTTTGGATTTTAATTTATACTTGGCAGCTTTCAACCAAGGTTAAGACTTATCAGGAGATAAAACGTAGATGGTTTATTTTCTCGATGATGTTAATCGGTATAGTTGCCCAGTTCTTATGGGCGTTTAGTGCTCCATTAGCTAAGATATTTATTCCATTCTTAAACTCGAAAGCTGGAGAGGTTTCACTAAATGACAAAGGATTAGAAGATACTATCCTTTCAAATTTCAGTAATACCATGCACCTTGTATTTGCTATACCTGTAATTATTATTATTCTCGTACTCTTATGGCTCTTTAAGATTTTTTATGAACATAAAAAAGAGCTTTTAGATGCATTCGGAAAATGGGAATACGTATTTAAAATACCTGGTTGGATGCTTTCCTTTTTGAATGATGATCGTCAACGAAAACTTGCTACTTCATTACACAGATTTTTCACTGAAAAAAATCCATCAAAATTGCCAGAACCCGATATCTTTCTTGGTCCTAACAGTGCTACACGGGAAATGGCAGTAATACAAGGCAAGTCTTTAACACTTAATATAATGATCATCGGTAACATTGGTACAGGTAAATCAGCTGCACTAGGTTTACCAATTGCTAATCAAATTCTTGACTATATGGCTTCAATGATTAATAACTTTAAAACCTTATATGCAAGAAAAGATTATCATTCAGAGGATGTAAAAGGAACGCAGGTAAATGGTCTTACAGTTATCGAGCCATCTAATGACTTCTGCGAAAAGGTATATAACTTGGTATTGGCACACAAGATTCCCGATAGTGTTATTTTTTATTTAGATCCAACAAATCCTGATACCCCTTCAATAAATTTCGTACGTGGTCCAGTTGATAAAGTTGCTGAGATGTTATGTTCAGTATTAACGGGGCTCTCTGATAATGGAGCAGGAAATCCTTTCTTCGTTCAATCTGAGCGTTCCCATCTTAAACAACATATTTACTTGTTAAAACTCCATGATTCAAAATTTGAAGCTAGATTTGAACATTTAATTGATATGTATAATGATGCTAATCTCGTTTTTGAGATGCATCTCAAGTTAAAAGGGCGACTTCCAAATGATATTGAATCTATACCTGATAGAGATGAGAGAAATCATTGGCGCATAATGAAGCAAGTTGATGAATGGTTTGATTTAAATTATGTGCCTGAAATTTCTGGCGGTCGTGGGGGAGGGGAAGTTGTTTATCATACTGAAGGGAAATACTATGGGCAGCCAAAGATTATCGATAAACAAGAAACCTTCGTTCGTGGTTTACGAAACACATTAAATGATATTTCAGCTCAACCTCTGCTCCGTCGTGTATTATGTGGTCCATCAGATTTTGACTTTGAAAAGCATTTGGAATTTGGAGGTATCCTTTTAATCAATACAGCGAAAGGGGAACTTTCTGACCTATCTGATGTATTCGGCAAATTATGTTTATATGCAGTGCAAAATGCTGTTTTCCGTCGTAAACCTAACGTATCTCCATACCATCCCGTTTTAGTTGATGAGTTTGCTGATTACATTTATAAAGCATTTAAAAGTTTTCCTGCTCAATCACGTAAATATAAAGCTCCTTTAATTGTTATTGCACAAACAATTAGTCAATTAGCAATTGAACATGGCCCAAGATTCATGGATATCCTGTTAGGTACATTTCGTAATAAACTTGTTTATGGTGATGTTACTAATGAAGATGCTAAATTGTTTAGTAAGCTTATGGGTACGAAAACAATTTATGAAGCACGTGAAGGTGATCAAGAAATTGATATGGTAACAGCTGAAACGAAAACTCAAAGTACACGTAGAACATCCTACTCTTATTCGAAAACAGAGGTACCCATTCTTTCTGAAAATGATATATTAATTCAAAAAGCATTCCAGTGTGCTGCTAAAATTGTAAAAGATAATGCTCCTCAAGGAGGAATACAAGTAAATGCAAACTTTGTTCCTGCCACTGAGTTTAAAACAGCTAAGATTCAAGTTGATGCAGAAGCAGCTGTTTATTGGCTAAAAATTCGTGAAGAATCATTGAATACAGAAATTAAATATGATGATTATGTCACAGATACAGATGTTGATAGTGAAGAAAATGTAATTGAAGAATTGAGTACACCTACAACAGTGCCGACTGCAATAGAAGGTTGGTTACAGAAGTTAAGTCCTGATACTTATGATTATTACAATAACGAAGATGATACTGACAATGAAGATGAATTAACAAATAATCAACCTGTGCAAGATAACTCAAGAAAATCTGCTCCAAGACTTGAAAAAGGGGAAACTATAGCATCAATTCCTACTTCTAATACAACGGAACACGCAAAAATTAATGAAGTGATTAATGTGCAAAAAGAGAATGTACCAGATACCAGTAAACATAGAGAACCTATTGAACTTATCAAGAAAGCACCAGTTATTACTGAAACTCCAATAGAAGTGCCAAGAGCGAAGCATACACCACAATATAGAGAGCCTGCTTACACATCGACTGTTACCCATAATCAGCAGGAACAGGAAATTCAACGAACTGCAGAAATCAATGGTAAAAATACAACATCTAACTTAACAATGCAATGGTTACAGCAACAAATGGCTGCTACTGTTTCTCAAGATGATAAAAACACATTACCTATAGATGAAATGCAAGGCGGCTCTCGTCTTCACAATCGTAAAGTAGCAGAAGTAACCTCAGAAAGTGCGGCAATTAAGGATAAACTCAGTCAATATATCGAAGGTGACATTGATCATGAGTGA
- a CDS encoding helix-turn-helix domain-containing protein, giving the protein MEKVLALFSDALLLAAPIYEENKQLWAKWNKYYKEVQENHDKLVTSANMSPSFSTLVSWLGQKQEQGISLLNIYANLNKYKVEIQNVLDKIIEQEFGEKVEAVEPTQISIFEDSQVTEHIEDISDDYYPVTNDAMYYQLRDGIAKNHFEEDEAVAKPVLPLETKNSSGVAQLSSHKDEDLRLVNTNEAERWSILVDGVISNMDDLTADCLDTITIQWLNQAKSPDEFIDFSYENVLELCNMPKASANGVEYYRAEDKIKVAQRIAALASIFIYLNDDNEVVVLNDQAETGEKFEVKREVIKRLFVLDSVVLWRDKNTNEYMGIESCKIKPGSFLSGYLYGSNSTTALLSKKALEYNSYRHKFHKRLIRYLSWQWRIRQQYSTLKRPYSIGGEKGLLSVMGITTTKGRPTRIREQLENVLNDLEKENVISHWAYAEELDETKIGERNWFKNYFEKLGIIILPPKELMNNIDSMVKKKSIDTQEKQEERYIVDTVKQPTVGSEDMVREKIMHQHMHQNKTMREIADEIGLSPATLSRFCNKKMKRISKSVNEKLNKWYERQMIIESM; this is encoded by the coding sequence ATGGAGAAAGTGTTAGCATTGTTCAGTGACGCCCTCCTACTTGCTGCTCCAATTTATGAAGAAAACAAGCAGTTATGGGCCAAATGGAATAAATATTATAAAGAAGTACAAGAGAATCATGATAAATTAGTAACATCAGCTAATATGTCCCCTTCCTTTTCGACACTTGTTTCTTGGTTAGGTCAGAAACAAGAGCAAGGAATATCGTTGTTAAACATTTATGCCAATCTGAATAAATATAAAGTTGAGATTCAAAATGTACTAGATAAGATCATTGAACAAGAATTCGGAGAAAAAGTTGAAGCAGTTGAACCAACTCAAATTTCAATTTTTGAAGATAGTCAGGTAACAGAACATATAGAAGATATATCGGATGATTACTATCCTGTAACCAATGACGCAATGTACTATCAATTACGTGATGGAATAGCAAAAAATCATTTTGAGGAAGATGAAGCAGTAGCAAAACCGGTACTGCCATTAGAAACAAAAAATTCAAGCGGAGTTGCACAACTATCTTCACATAAGGATGAGGATTTGAGATTAGTGAATACAAACGAAGCAGAAAGATGGTCTATATTGGTTGATGGAGTAATTAGTAATATGGATGATCTTACAGCAGACTGTTTGGATACCATTACAATACAATGGTTAAATCAAGCTAAATCTCCAGATGAATTCATAGATTTTAGTTATGAAAATGTGTTGGAATTATGTAATATGCCAAAAGCATCAGCAAACGGTGTAGAGTATTATCGTGCAGAAGATAAGATAAAAGTAGCGCAACGTATTGCAGCGTTAGCGAGTATCTTTATTTATTTGAATGATGATAATGAAGTTGTAGTATTGAACGATCAAGCTGAAACAGGGGAAAAATTTGAAGTAAAACGTGAAGTAATCAAAAGGCTATTCGTACTGGACTCTGTAGTGTTATGGAGAGATAAGAATACTAATGAATATATGGGGATAGAATCCTGTAAGATTAAACCAGGTAGTTTTTTATCGGGCTATTTGTATGGATCTAATAGCACAACTGCTTTATTATCGAAAAAAGCATTAGAGTATAATAGCTATAGACACAAGTTTCATAAACGTTTAATACGTTATTTATCCTGGCAGTGGCGAATCCGTCAACAATACAGTACTTTAAAAAGACCATACTCTATTGGTGGAGAAAAAGGTTTACTGTCTGTAATGGGTATTACAACTACAAAGGGGCGCCCAACTCGAATTCGTGAACAACTAGAAAATGTTTTAAATGATTTAGAAAAAGAAAATGTCATTTCACATTGGGCATATGCAGAAGAATTGGATGAAACAAAGATAGGAGAACGCAATTGGTTTAAGAATTACTTTGAAAAGTTGGGAATCATTATTTTACCTCCAAAAGAATTGATGAATAATATAGATAGTATGGTGAAGAAAAAATCAATAGATACGCAAGAGAAGCAAGAGGAGCGTTATATTGTAGATACAGTAAAACAACCTACTGTAGGATCAGAGGATATGGTTCGAGAGAAAATTATGCATCAGCATATGCATCAAAATAAAACAATGCGTGAGATAGCAGATGAAATAGGTCTATCCCCTGCTACACTCTCAAGATTTTGTAATAAAAAAATGAAACGCATTTCAAAAAGTGTTAATGAAAAACTTAACAAGTGGTATGAAAGACAAATGATTATAGAATCTATGTAA
- the gntP gene encoding gluconate permease GntP has translation MPLVIVAIGILALLLLIMRFKLNTFISLIIVSVGVALALGMPPEKIFKTIEAGLGGTLGHLALVFGLGAMLGKLLSDSGGAQRIAMTLVKKFGEKNIQWAVVTASFIIGIALFFEVGLVLLIPIVFAISRELKVSILYLGISMAAALSVTHGFLPPHPGPTAIAGELHANIGEVLLYGFMIAVPTVVLAGPVFTKLAKKLVPEAFTKTGNIKSLGEQKVFKLEETPGFGISVFTALLPVLLMAVATIITLLQKTMGFKDNSLLATIEFIGNADTAMLISLLVAIYTMGLARNIPIKNVMESCTTAISNIGMMLLIIGGGGAFKQVLIDGGVGNYVAELFKGTSLSPILLAWIIAAILRISLGSATVAALTTVGLVIPMLGQSDVNLALVVLATGAGSLIASHVNDAGFWMFKEYFGLSMKETFATWTLLETIVSVAGLGFTLLLSLFV, from the coding sequence ATGCCATTAGTCATTGTAGCAATTGGGATTTTAGCATTACTTTTACTGATTATGCGCTTTAAATTAAATACCTTCATTTCATTAATCATTGTATCAGTCGGGGTTGCTTTAGCACTTGGAATGCCACCAGAAAAAATTTTTAAAACCATTGAAGCGGGATTAGGCGGAACACTTGGTCATTTAGCACTCGTTTTTGGACTTGGTGCGATGTTAGGTAAGCTGCTTTCAGATTCTGGGGGCGCACAACGCATTGCCATGACCCTTGTGAAAAAATTCGGTGAAAAGAACATTCAATGGGCTGTTGTGACTGCCTCATTTATTATCGGGATTGCATTATTTTTTGAAGTAGGATTAGTATTATTAATTCCGATTGTATTTGCGATTTCAAGAGAATTAAAAGTTTCTATCTTATATCTCGGTATTTCGATGGCAGCAGCTTTATCTGTAACACACGGATTTTTACCGCCACACCCGGGACCAACTGCTATCGCTGGTGAATTGCATGCAAACATCGGTGAAGTATTACTTTACGGTTTTATGATAGCGGTTCCAACAGTTGTGTTAGCTGGACCTGTATTTACTAAACTTGCAAAAAAACTAGTACCTGAGGCGTTCACAAAAACCGGTAATATCAAATCTTTAGGTGAGCAGAAAGTATTTAAACTTGAAGAAACTCCTGGCTTTGGAATCAGTGTTTTTACCGCTTTACTGCCTGTTCTTTTAATGGCAGTCGCTACAATTATTACTTTGCTGCAAAAAACAATGGGATTCAAAGATAATAGTTTACTAGCAACGATCGAGTTTATTGGGAATGCGGATACTGCCATGTTGATATCCTTACTAGTTGCGATCTATACAATGGGATTGGCAAGAAATATTCCAATCAAAAACGTGATGGAATCTTGTACAACAGCGATCTCGAATATTGGGATGATGCTCTTAATTATTGGTGGAGGCGGCGCTTTCAAACAAGTATTAATTGATGGCGGCGTTGGTAACTATGTAGCCGAATTATTCAAAGGTACTTCATTATCACCGATCTTGCTCGCATGGATTATCGCTGCCATTTTACGTATTTCATTGGGGTCTGCTACGGTTGCTGCATTAACAACTGTCGGTTTAGTGATTCCGATGTTAGGTCAATCTGATGTTAACCTTGCTTTAGTTGTCCTTGCAACAGGGGCTGGTAGTTTAATTGCTTCACACGTGAACGATGCTGGTTTCTGGATGTTCAAAGAGTACTTTGGTTTAAGCATGAAAGAAACATTTGCAACATGGACGTTACTTGAGACTATCGTTTCTGTAGCCGGATTAGGGTTTACTTTATTACTAAGTTTATTTGTATAG
- the gntK gene encoding gluconokinase, whose amino-acid sequence MSSYMLGIDIGTTSTKAVLFTEKGEVIQTENIGYPLRTPDISTAEQNPEELFQAVLQAISNITRQHSDKKPSFISFSSAMHSVIAMDENDHPLTPCITWADNRSEAWAHKIKDELNGHEVYRRTGTPIHPMSPLSKITWIVNDHPEIAIRTKKYIGIKEYIFKQFFDQYVVDHSIASCMGMMNLKTLDWDEEALKIAGITPAQLSELVPTTQIFSNCNPDLAQKIGIDSQTLFVIGASDGVLSNLGVNAIRKGEIAVTIGTSGAIRTIIDKPQTDKKGRIFCYALTEKHWVIGGPVNNGGMVLRWIRDELASSEVETAKRLGIDPYDVLTKIAERVRPGADGLLFHPYLAGERAPLWNPDVRGSFFGLTMSHKKEHMIRAALEGVIYNLYTVFLALTECMDGPVTRIQATGGFARSDVWRQMMSDIFASEVVVPKSYESSCLGACILGLYATGKIDSFEIVSEMVGSTYKHTPKEEATKEYRQLLPIFINLSRALEDDYTRIANYQRNLIK is encoded by the coding sequence ATGAGTAGCTATATGTTAGGTATAGATATCGGTACAACAAGTACGAAAGCAGTTTTATTTACTGAAAAAGGCGAAGTCATCCAAACCGAGAATATTGGTTATCCACTTCGCACACCGGATATATCCACAGCGGAACAAAATCCAGAAGAGCTTTTCCAAGCTGTTTTACAAGCGATATCAAATATAACGAGACAGCATTCAGATAAAAAACCATCGTTTATTTCATTTAGCAGTGCTATGCATAGTGTCATAGCTATGGATGAAAATGATCATCCGCTGACACCTTGTATCACTTGGGCAGATAATCGTAGTGAGGCATGGGCACATAAAATCAAAGATGAACTGAATGGCCATGAAGTTTATAGACGAACAGGAACACCTATTCACCCAATGTCACCATTAAGTAAAATTACATGGATTGTGAATGATCATCCGGAAATTGCTATTAGAACGAAAAAATATATTGGAATCAAAGAATATATCTTCAAACAATTCTTTGATCAATATGTTGTTGATCATTCCATCGCCTCGTGCATGGGTATGATGAACTTAAAAACACTAGATTGGGATGAGGAAGCTTTAAAAATTGCTGGTATAACACCAGCTCAATTATCTGAACTCGTACCAACCACCCAAATATTTAGCAACTGCAATCCAGATTTAGCTCAAAAGATTGGTATCGATTCACAAACACTGTTTGTCATTGGTGCCAGTGATGGGGTGCTTTCTAATCTAGGTGTGAATGCAATTCGAAAAGGTGAGATTGCTGTCACAATTGGAACAAGTGGTGCTATTCGGACCATCATTGACAAGCCACAAACAGATAAAAAAGGAAGAATATTTTGTTATGCCTTAACTGAAAAGCATTGGGTAATTGGTGGACCTGTAAACAATGGAGGAATGGTCCTTCGTTGGATTCGTGATGAACTTGCTTCATCAGAAGTAGAAACTGCGAAAAGACTAGGAATTGATCCATACGATGTATTAACTAAAATAGCTGAACGCGTGAGACCTGGTGCAGACGGATTATTATTCCATCCATACCTCGCTGGTGAACGTGCACCATTATGGAATCCAGATGTACGTGGCTCCTTCTTCGGTTTAACGATGTCACATAAGAAGGAACATATGATTCGTGCAGCTTTAGAAGGCGTTATATATAATTTATACACTGTATTCTTAGCGTTAACCGAATGCATGGATGGTCCTGTAACCCGTATTCAAGCAACAGGCGGCTTCGCAAGGTCTGATGTTTGGCGACAGATGATGTCCGATATTTTCGCATCTGAAGTCGTTGTTCCAAAGAGCTACGAAAGCTCTTGTCTAGGTGCATGTATATTAGGTCTCTATGCCACAGGAAAAATTGATTCTTTTGAAATCGTTTCCGAAATGGTTGGCAGTACCTACAAACATACACCGAAAGAAGAAGCAACAAAAGAATACAGACAATTACTGCCGATATTTATTAACCTATCAAGGGCGCTAGAAGATGATTATACACGAATTGCAAATTATCAAAGAAATTTAATAAAGTAA
- the gntR gene encoding gluconate operon transcriptional repressor GntR yields the protein MAKSMEFFYPEKWLSKASTGDRVASELRMRIIAGEIESGTILSENKLAADFSVSRSPVREALKVLASENIIRLERMGAVVIGLTEKEIEEIYDVRLLIEKFIFERLVKMDTNDLVRELNKIMEMMKIAIKYHDSDEFSYQDLLFHETIIRTIEHSYILMIWNNLKPVMESLILLSMRTRFKEKYEDFERIIKNHELYIKAIESKDRALMIEALHQNFDDVQGKVEDFWMSQQMLSKGVEQGHE from the coding sequence ATGGCGAAATCAATGGAATTTTTTTATCCTGAAAAATGGCTTTCAAAAGCTTCTACAGGGGATCGTGTTGCGAGCGAACTGAGAATGCGCATTATTGCAGGAGAAATTGAAAGCGGTACCATCCTGTCGGAAAATAAATTAGCTGCCGATTTTTCTGTAAGTCGGTCACCCGTTCGTGAAGCATTAAAAGTACTAGCTTCTGAAAATATTATTCGCTTAGAAAGAATGGGCGCAGTTGTCATTGGTTTAACCGAGAAAGAAATCGAAGAAATATATGATGTTCGTTTACTTATAGAAAAGTTTATCTTTGAGCGACTTGTAAAGATGGACACAAATGATTTAGTAAGAGAACTAAATAAAATAATGGAAATGATGAAAATCGCCATTAAATATCATGATTCTGATGAGTTTTCTTATCAAGATCTTTTATTCCATGAAACGATTATTCGAACCATTGAGCATTCCTACATCCTGATGATTTGGAATAATTTAAAGCCTGTTATGGAAAGCTTAATCCTTTTATCAATGCGTACTCGTTTCAAGGAAAAGTACGAAGACTTTGAACGGATTATAAAAAATCATGAGCTTTATATAAAAGCAATCGAATCAAAAGATCGAGCCCTCATGATTGAAGCCTTACATCAAAATTTTGATGATGTTCAAGGGAAAGTTGAAGATTTTTGGATGTCACAACAAATGTTATCTAAAGGAGTAGAGCAGGGACATGAGTAG